The Kluyveromyces lactis strain NRRL Y-1140 chromosome D complete sequence genome has a window encoding:
- the ZWF1 gene encoding glucose-6-phosphate dehydrogenase (uniprot|P48828 Kluyveromyces lactis G6PD ZWF Glucose-6- phosphate 1-dehydrogenase) — protein sequence MATQFDENTVITIFGASGDLSKKKTFPALFGLYREGYLNPTTKIIGYARSKLSNEDLREKVKPFLKKPNGAKDDAKVNEFLSMVSYHAGPYDSDEGYLELKKIIEEFEAEKKVDEPHRLFYLALPPSIFIDVCSKLKENLYTESGIQRVIVEKPFGHDLQSATELQEKLAPLFSEDELFRIDHYLGKEMVKNLLLMRFGNTFLNAAWNKENIQSVQVVFKEPFGTEGRGGYFDSIGIIRDVMQNHLLQVLTLLTMERPVSFDPESVRDEKVKVLKAFSPIDHDDILIGQYGRSVDGSKPSYLDDETVKEDSKCVTFAAIGFKIANERWDGVPIVMRAGKALNEGKVEIRIQFRRVASGMFTDIPNNELVIRIQPNEAIYLKCNAKTPGLANENQTTELDLTYSERYKNYWIPEAYESLIRDALLGDHSNFVRDDELDVSWKLFTPLLNYLEGPDGPQPKIYPYGCRSPDGLVEFLADHGYTFSKPGSYQWPVTTPKM from the coding sequence ATGGCTACTCAGTTTGACGAGAACACTGTGATCACTATTTTTGGTGCTTCAGGTGatttatcaaagaagaaaacgttTCCTGCATTATTCGGGTTATATCGTGAAGGATATTTGAATCCAACTACAAAAATTATTGGGTATGCGCGTTCCAAGTTGAGCAACGAGGATTTAAGAGAAAAGGTAAAGCCATTTTTAAAGAAACCTAACGGAGCTAAGGATGATGCTAAAGTCAATGAATTTTTATCGATGGTTTCTTACCATGCTGGTCCGTatgattctgatgaagGTTACTTGGAGTTGAAAAAGATTATCGAAGAGTTTGAGGCTGAAAAAAAGGTCGATGAACCTCATAGACTCTTTTACTTAGCCTTGCCTCCTAGTATTTTCATTGACGTGTGTTCGAAACTAAAGGAAAACCTATACACAGAATCTGGAATTCAAAGGGTTATTGTGGAAAAGCCTTTTGGTCACGATCTACAGTCTGCTACTGAATTACAGGAGAAGTTGGCGCCATTGTTTTCCGAGGACGAATTGTTCAGAATTGATCATTATTTGGGTAAAGAGATGGTAAAAAATCTATTGTTGATGAGATTCGGTAACACTTTCTTGAACGCCGCTtggaacaaagaaaatatacaaTCTGTTCAGGTGGTTTTCAAGGAACCATTTGGAACTGAAGGTCGTGGTGGTTACTTCGATTCAATTGGTATTATAAGAGATGTGATGCAGAATCATTTGCTACAAGTGTTAACTCTATTGACGATGGAAAGACCAGTATCTTTCGACCCAGAATCTGTACGTGACGAAAAGGTCAAGGTTTTGAAAGCATTCTCTCCAATTGATCATGACGATATATTGATAGGCCAATACGGAAGATCTGTGGATGGTAGCAAGCCTAGCTACCTAGATGATGAAACTGTCAAAGAGGACTCCAAGTGTGTCACCTTTGCAGCAATCGGATTCAAAATTGCAAATGAACGTTGGGATGGAGTTCCCATCGTTATGAGAGCAGGAAAAGCGTTGAACGAAGGTAAAGTAGAAATCAGAATCCAGTTCAGAAGAGTTGCATCTGGCATGTTCACTGATATTCCTAATAATGAATTGGTTATTAGAATTCAACCAAATGAAGCCATCTACTTGAAGTGTAATGCCAAAACACCTGGTCTTGCGAATGAAAACCAAACCACAGAACTAGACTTGACTTACTCAGAGAGATACAAAAACTATTGGATTCCTGAAGCATATGAATCTTTGATAAGAGATGCCCTTTTAGGAGATCATTCAAATTTCGTCAGAGACGATGAATTAGACGTAAGCTGGAAGCTATTTACTCCATTGCTTAATTACTTGGAAGGACCAGATGGACCTCAACCAAAGATCTATCCATATGGCTGTAGAAGCCCTGACGGACTCGTTGAGTTTTTAGCAGACCATGGTTACACCTTTTCCAAACCAGGATCCTACCAATGGCCTGTCACCACTCCTAAAATGTAA
- the LRG1 gene encoding GTPase-activating protein LRG1 (similar to uniprot|P35688 Saccharomyces cerevisiae YDL240W LRG1 Putative GTPase-activating protein (GAP) involved in the Pkc1p-mediated signaling pathway that controls cell wall integrity appears to specifically regulate 1 3-beta-glucan synthesis): MSRPTIARPHLYNGQLPNTEEVLPNRTESYMAVKSKSSPRPTRQCADCKKPIHSNALKALGSHYHENCLVCYDCGAICKPKYFPYDLPDSKETVLLCQKHYFTRNNLLCSVCKEPLSGIYFNTFGKLYDEQHFCCSLCGEKCKVDECFHHYDNLYCKYHFLKYLSRRCEGCGYPISDQYIEFQKGDKMECWHTECYGIHKYWHVTISPEDFGLPNLKVYRIEEYNAENDNHPDLKEMDCNILTFNKTLSKIWTVLYRFEEETANCVSDMFQYLTGLDQNNGLDASALLVLKVSCLLKAIDSLDTLRIYQTKLSFSANDHPGLRSDQKLKTFIKMQTKIPNKLSTKIMIYLQLLRKITSSSNSENDVDVNSFISVITGIAQFLKLLIRDSLTNALEYCKMTKSSSALLKYLREIEKNEDYQEQPFEYINITINATDSCTYCGKYIKDACIKHGIRRWHKECLRCSVCNKFIDNHELSEAAYNDKTSEVHCGRCSVDDPNSKVGFKSVSCLEQLIFLLQIALVRSKTVMKYNSDYANTSKNAIRNKSMQQTYIRTLNDVKRLKYRRTSMKVSCNKEEVRQSRVIETEERRVDQDIAGEKDLVIQTDQRNIKKQSTIFEGTKSLTLDDISRIVATEKSRELIPGTNKDFTASGDNVPTKKATNSNIYYSELTSEQYYILQIIAFSLLNSEGFDMQQIKPPDFPHKMSNNNGLWTKFKTIMGGKESKKSSYKKVFGTPLEYLTSHCGVESDLGVGPSKLKIPILVDELISSLRQLDMSVEGVFRKNGNIRRLKLLVEEIDNQPQHCPDLSKENVIQLSDLLKKFLRELPNPLLTFSLYNHWINATKLSDQKRKERALELLYTMLPRYYRNVAEVIFSFLYWASSFSHVDGHSGSKMDIHNLSTVIAPNVLYREADNVSNFQTTTQAETYVDAFANNEAEEYFIAIEAIGYLITNNEKLSMVPKYLSDLLDQAEQQQINSLEDIRNFIKNRNRTN, translated from the coding sequence CACTACCACGAAAACTGCCTTGTGTGTTATGATTGCGGGGCTATCTGCAAACCAAAATACTTTCCTTATGACCTGCCCGATTCGAAAGAAACCGTTCTGTTATGTCAAAAGCATTATTTCACACGAAATAACCTATTATGCTCCGTTTGCAAGGAACCATTAAGTGGCATTTATTTCAATACCTTTGGAAAACTCTACGATGAGCAGCATTTTTGCTGTTCCCTTTGTGGTGAAAAATGCAAAGTAGACGAGTGTTTTCATCATTACGACAACCTTTACTGCAAGTATCATTTCCTAAAGTACCTCTCGAGGCGATGTGAAGGATGTGGCTATCCGATATCAGACCAGTATATTGAATTCCAAAAAGGTGATAAAATGGAATGTTGGCATACAGAATGTTACGGTATTCACAAATATTGGCATGTTACTATTTCCCCTGAAGATTTTGGGCTACCGAATTTGAAGGTGTATCGCATTGAAGAATACAATGCAGAGAATGACAATCACCCAGACTTAAAAGAAATGGATTGTAATATTCTGACTTTCAATAAAACGCTATCAAAAATTTGGACTGTTTTATATCGTTTCGAGGAGGAAACTGCAAACTGTGTTTCTGATATGTTTCAGTACCTTACGGGCTTAGACCAAAACAATGGATTAGACGCTTCGGCTTTGCTGGTTTTGAAGGTCAGTTGTCTTTTGAAAGCCATAGATTCCCTCGATACCCTAAGAATCTATCAAACCAAATTATCTTTCTCAGCGAATGACCATCCAGGATTGAGGTCAGACCAAAAGCTTAAGacttttatcaaaatgCAAACCAAAATACCAAACAAGCTTTCTACTAAAATAATGATTTATCTGCAACTACTCAGGAAGATCACTAGTAGCAGCAATTCAGAAAATGATGTTGATGTAAACTCATTCATAAGCGTCATTACAGGCATTGCTCAGTTTTTGAAGCTTCTGATACGAGATAGCCTAACTAATGCGCTAGAATACTGTAAAATGACCAAATCTTCCAGTGCACTACTCAAATATCTGAGGGAgatagaaaaaaatgaagattATCAAGAGCAGCCTTTTGAATACATAAACATTACTATAAACGCGACGGACTCATGCACTTACTGTGGGAAATATATTAAAGATGCATGTATCAAACATGGAATACGGCGCTGGCACAAAGAATGCCTTCGTTGCTCAGTTTGTaataaattcattgatAACCATGAGCTATCAGAAGCAGCTTACAACGACAAAACTTCTGAGGTACATTGTGGCAGATGTTCTGTGGATGATCCTAATTCCAAAGTAGGGTTTAAGTCTGTCAGTTGTTTGGAACAGCTAATATTTCTGCTCCAAATTGCCTTAGTCAGATCAAAAACTGTTATGAAATATAACTCAGATTACGCTAATACTTCTAAAAACGCCATCAGAAACAAGTCTATGCAACAAACATATATTCGGACACTGAACGACGTTAAAAGGTTGAAATATAGAAGAACAAGCATGAAGGTTTCATGCAACAAGGAAGAGGTGAGGCAATCTCGTGtaattgaaacagaagaacGTAGGGTTGATCAAGATATCGCTGGCGAGAAAGATCTGGTTATACAAACCGACCAACGTAATATTAAAAAACAAAGTACAATTTTCGAAGGAACTAAATCCCTGACTTTAGATGATATTTCTCGAATAGTAGCTACTGAAAAATCAAGGGAATTGATTCCGGGCACCAACAAAGATTTTACAGCTTCAGGTGATAACGTGCCAACCAAAAAAGCTACGAATAGTAATATCTATTATTCAGAACTGACTTCAGAGCAATATTATATTTTACAAATTATTGCCTTTTCGTTACTTAATAGCGAAGGATTTGATATGCAACAGATAAAACCGCCAGATTTTCCTCACAAGATGTCGAATAATAACGGTCTATGGACAAAGTTCAAAACGATTATGGGCggaaaagaatcaaaaaaatcCTCATACAAGAAAGTATTTGGAACACCTTTGGAGTACCTCACATCACATTGTGGAGTAGAGTCAGACTTGGGTGTGGGGCCCTCAAAACTCAAAATTCCAATCCTTGTAGACGAGCTAATATCAAGTTTACGTCAATTGGATATGTCTGTTGAAGGAGTTTTCCGTAAAAATGGGAATATAAGACGCTTGAAACTTCTGGTGGAGGAAATAGACAATCAACCACAACATTGTCCGGATCTATCTAAAGAAAATGTAATCCAACTGTCTGACTTACTAAAAAAGTTTTTGAGAGAGCTACCGAATCCTCTTCTTACTTTCAGTCTTTACAATCATTGGATCAATGCGACAAAATTATCTGATcagaaaaggaaagaaagagcCTTGGAATTATTATATACCATGCTTCCAAGATACTACCGAAATGTTGCTGAGgttatcttttctttcctttaCTGGGCGTCCTCGTTTTCTCATGTCGACGGTCATAGCGGATCCAAAATGGATATTCATAATCTATCAACAGTTATCGCTCCAAACGTCTTATATCGAGAAGCAGACAATGTTTCTAACTTCCAAACGACGACCCAAGCTGAAACCTATGTGGATGCGTTTGCCAACaatgaagctgaagaatACTTCATTGCGATTGAGGCAATAGGTTACCTCATAACTAATAATGAAAAACTCTCAATGGTGCCAAAATATTTATCAGATCTACTGGATCAAGCCGAACAACAGCAGATAAACTCCTTGGAAGACATTAGAaattttatcaaaaatagAAACAGAACCAATTGA